TGAGTGCAAAGGTAGCCAAAGATGAAGAAATATTCATTACTTTTGCACCCGAAATGATATCTATAAATAACTTAACATTCGAAATTGGATCAAGGGCCTTATACGATGAGGCCAACTGGCATATTAAACCAGGTGATAAAGTTGGTCTAATCGGTGCTAATGGTACCGGAAAATCAACTTTATTGAAACTTATCGTCGGAGAGTATTCACCTACCAGCGGTACAATCTCTATGGCCAAAGATCTTAAGTTAGGTTATTTAAATCAAGATTTACTTTCTTATCATTCGGAGAAGAGCATTCTTCATGTTGCCATGGAGGCTTTTGAACGTCAGAATCAGCTTCATACAGAAATAGAAAATCTGTTGAAAAAACTGGAAACTGATTATTCCGATGATATCTTGAATAAGCTGAGCGATAAGCAAACAGAATTCGAGGCATTGGATGGTTACAGTATAGAATTCCGTGCTCATGAAATCCTTGCAGGATTGGGATTTTCAGAAGAAGAACAACAAAGACCATTAGCTACCTTCTCAGGAGGATGGAGAATGCGTGTTATGTTGGCGAGAATCTTGTTGCAAGCGCCTGATATCTTATTACTGGATGAGCCTACCAACCACTTGGACTTACCATCAATCAAATGGCTTGAAACGTATTTGCAAAGTTTCGAAGGTGCAATTGTTATTGTATCCCATGACCGTTACTTCTTGGACCGTATTATCAATAAAACTGTTGAATCAAGAAAAGGAAAATTAACGCTCTATGCAGGTAACTATAGTTTTTACCTAGAGGAAAAATCTCTGCGTGGTGAAATCCAGAGCAATCAATTTAAGAACCAACAGGCTAAGATCAAGCAAGAAGAGAAACTAATCGAAAGATTCCGTTCCAAAGCAAGTAAAGCAAAAATGGTTCAGTCCCGAATCAAGGCTTTGGATAGAATGGAAAAAGTGGAGGAAGTGGATGATGATAACCCTGAGGTAAACTTCAGCTTTAAATTCTCCAAACCATCAGGCAGGCATGTGGTGACCTTGGAAAACATTTCCAAATCGTATCCAAATGTTGAAATTTTGGAAAACACGGATGGTTTGATTGAAAAAGGAGATAAAATCGCATTAATCGGTGCCAATGGTAAAGGTAAATCTACTTTGCTAAGGATTGTTGCTGATGCTGACAAAGAATTTGAAGGAAAAAGTACGAAAGGACACAATGTTTCACAAACGTTCTTTGCCCAACATCAATTAGAGGCTTTGCATTTAGAAAATTCTGTTCTTCAAGAATTAGTTGCCTTTGCTCCTAAACATACAGAAACAGAACTACGTTCTATTTTGGGTAGTTTCCTATTTACTGGCGATGATGTTTTCAAAAAGATCAAAGTTTTGTCTGGGGGTGAAAAATCAAGGGTTGCTCTTGCTAAAGCATTGACTGCAGATGCCAATTTCTTGGTACTGGATGAGCCGACCAATCACTTGGATATGGCATCTGTCAATATCTTAATTCAAGCTCTTCAACAGTATGAAGGATCATTTATTGTCGTATCCCACGACCGATATTTTCTGGACAATATTGCCAATAAAATCTGGTTTATTGAAAACAAGGAAATAAAAGAATACCCTGGATCCTACCAAGAATATGAGGAATGGAACTCAAAACGTGTTATCAAACCTGAAATCAAGCAGGAAAAGAAACCGAAAGAGGAACCAAAGAAGGAGAAAGCAGCTCCAACCGAAGACGTAAAAAGGATTATTCAAAAAAAGAATAAAGAGTTAAGTCTATTGGAAGAGAAAATCGAAGAGCAAGAGGTTTTGGTTAAACGTCTGGAAACTGAACTAGCACAAGAAGACATTTATTCTGATGCTGTCAAATTACAGGAATACACTCGGAATTACAATTCTGAAAAAGCAAAG
The Sphingobacterium daejeonense genome window above contains:
- a CDS encoding ABC-F family ATP-binding cassette domain-containing protein — translated: MISINNLTFEIGSRALYDEANWHIKPGDKVGLIGANGTGKSTLLKLIVGEYSPTSGTISMAKDLKLGYLNQDLLSYHSEKSILHVAMEAFERQNQLHTEIENLLKKLETDYSDDILNKLSDKQTEFEALDGYSIEFRAHEILAGLGFSEEEQQRPLATFSGGWRMRVMLARILLQAPDILLLDEPTNHLDLPSIKWLETYLQSFEGAIVIVSHDRYFLDRIINKTVESRKGKLTLYAGNYSFYLEEKSLRGEIQSNQFKNQQAKIKQEEKLIERFRSKASKAKMVQSRIKALDRMEKVEEVDDDNPEVNFSFKFSKPSGRHVVTLENISKSYPNVEILENTDGLIEKGDKIALIGANGKGKSTLLRIVADADKEFEGKSTKGHNVSQTFFAQHQLEALHLENSVLQELVAFAPKHTETELRSILGSFLFTGDDVFKKIKVLSGGEKSRVALAKALTADANFLVLDEPTNHLDMASVNILIQALQQYEGSFIVVSHDRYFLDNIANKIWFIENKEIKEYPGSYQEYEEWNSKRVIKPEIKQEKKPKEEPKKEKAAPTEDVKRIIQKKNKELSLLEEKIEEQEVLVKRLETELAQEDIYSDAVKLQEYTRNYNSEKAKLETLQQDWESLAEEIMNLEG